The Streptomyces sp. NBC_01775 genome includes a region encoding these proteins:
- a CDS encoding endonuclease I family protein, with protein sequence MRASHAPRAPRATRVTWRPLAVLGSATLLALTAQAPAFAVTAPPTPRTETTTVGPYDDDYYKDALGKTGPELKTALHGIIKDADKLSYSQVWDALKVTDQDPSNSSNVILLYTGRSQSADDNGGDPDQWNREHVWAKSHGDFGTGTGPGTDIHHLRPTDVSVNSTRGNKDFDEGGEEVEEAPGNFTDGDSWEPRDEVKGDVARMVLYMAVRYEGDDAFPDLEPNDKVDNGSAPNMGRLSAMKKWNEQDPPSDFEKNRNEVIFDKFQHNRNPFIDHPEWVNDIWS encoded by the coding sequence ATGCGTGCATCTCACGCTCCTCGCGCTCCTCGCGCTACGCGCGTCACATGGCGGCCGTTGGCCGTCCTGGGAAGCGCGACGCTGCTGGCGCTGACCGCGCAGGCGCCCGCGTTCGCCGTGACCGCTCCCCCCACCCCCCGTACGGAAACGACGACCGTCGGCCCGTACGACGACGACTACTACAAGGACGCGCTCGGCAAGACCGGCCCCGAGCTGAAGACCGCGCTGCACGGGATCATCAAGGACGCCGACAAGCTCTCCTACAGCCAGGTCTGGGACGCCCTCAAGGTCACCGACCAGGACCCCTCGAACTCCTCGAACGTCATCCTGCTCTACACCGGCCGCTCACAGAGCGCCGACGACAACGGCGGCGACCCCGACCAGTGGAACCGCGAGCACGTCTGGGCCAAGTCGCACGGCGACTTCGGCACGGGCACGGGGCCCGGGACCGACATCCACCACCTGCGCCCGACCGACGTCTCGGTCAACAGCACGCGCGGCAACAAGGACTTCGACGAGGGCGGCGAGGAGGTCGAGGAGGCACCCGGCAACTTCACCGACGGCGACTCCTGGGAGCCCCGTGACGAGGTGAAGGGCGACGTGGCCCGGATGGTGCTCTACATGGCCGTCCGCTACGAGGGCGACGACGCCTTCCCCGACCTGGAGCCCAACGACAAGGTCGACAACGGCTCGGCCCCCAACATGGGACGGCTCTCGGCCATGAAGAAGTGGAACGAGCAGGACCCGCCGAGCGACTTCGAGAAGAACCGGAACGAGGTCATATTCGACAAGTTCCAGCACAACCGGAACCCGTTCATCGACCATCCGGAGTGGGTGAACGACATCTGGTCGTAA
- a CDS encoding cation diffusion facilitator family transporter has translation MGHAHGPDTQRSAGARHRRPLAIAFTITLVYMAAEVAGGVAFGSLALLSDAAHMGTDVLGLGMALAAITLANRPGPRRRTYGTYRLEVLAALANGVLLFGVAGYVLVEAALRWAAPPDVPGLPLLVVAGGGLVVNLVSFRLLSSGAKDSLNLKAAHLEVVGDLLGSFAVLAGAGVILATGWRYVDPVLGVAIGLFILPRAARVMGQAVRILLEAAPPDMDVADVEARIAALPGVAHVHDLHIWTLTSGMEAATGHVVLDGPARPTRVLEGVLALLEREYGITHATIQVEEQGQWRAEEDPEHPSH, from the coding sequence ATGGGACACGCTCACGGCCCCGACACCCAGCGCTCCGCGGGAGCACGGCACCGCAGACCGCTGGCCATCGCGTTCACGATCACGCTGGTCTACATGGCGGCCGAGGTCGCCGGGGGTGTCGCCTTCGGCTCGCTGGCGCTGCTCTCGGACGCCGCACACATGGGTACCGACGTCCTCGGGCTCGGCATGGCGCTCGCCGCCATCACGCTGGCCAACCGGCCCGGACCGCGCCGCCGCACCTACGGGACGTACCGGCTTGAGGTCCTGGCCGCGCTCGCCAACGGGGTGCTGCTGTTCGGGGTGGCGGGCTATGTGCTCGTCGAGGCGGCGCTGCGCTGGGCCGCGCCGCCGGACGTGCCGGGGCTGCCGCTGCTGGTGGTGGCCGGGGGCGGGCTGGTCGTCAACCTGGTCAGCTTCCGGCTGCTGTCCTCGGGCGCGAAGGACAGCCTCAATCTGAAGGCCGCCCACCTGGAGGTGGTGGGCGACCTGCTGGGCTCGTTCGCCGTCCTGGCCGGCGCGGGGGTCATCCTCGCGACCGGCTGGCGCTACGTGGACCCGGTGCTGGGCGTCGCGATCGGGCTGTTCATCCTGCCGCGCGCGGCGCGCGTGATGGGGCAGGCGGTACGGATCCTGCTGGAGGCCGCGCCACCTGACATGGACGTGGCGGACGTTGAGGCCAGGATCGCGGCGCTGCCCGGGGTGGCCCATGTGCACGACCTCCACATCTGGACGCTCACCTCGGGCATGGAGGCGGCGACAGGACACGTCGTCCTGGACGGCCCGGCCCGGCCCACCCGCGTACTGGAGGGCGTACTCGCCCTGCTGGAGCGGGAGTACGGCATTACACACGCGACGATCCAGGTGGAGGAGCAGGGGCAGTGGCGGGCCGAGGAAGACCCTGAACACCCCTCGCATTAG
- a CDS encoding LysM peptidoglycan-binding domain-containing protein, which translates to MLLSGKGRHRRPSKAVRIATVTGVAGAAVAIPLVSATGAQAASVDTWDKVAQCESSGNWQANTGNGYYGGLQFNNSSWAAAGGTKYAPRADQATKEQQIATAEKLLDQQGPGAWSCAGAGGLTSGGPAADVNPDSGGSDSGSQEQPKQQAQPKQQPAQPQQRAPQPEKAPQTGHGNYTVKSGETLSKIAEAHHTSWHELYQDNKSTIGGDADLILPGQKLQVG; encoded by the coding sequence ATGCTGCTCTCCGGCAAGGGCCGTCACCGTCGTCCCTCGAAGGCCGTTCGCATCGCGACCGTGACCGGGGTCGCCGGCGCCGCCGTGGCCATCCCGCTGGTGTCCGCCACCGGCGCGCAGGCCGCTTCCGTGGACACCTGGGACAAGGTCGCCCAGTGCGAGTCCAGCGGCAACTGGCAGGCCAACACCGGCAACGGCTACTACGGCGGCCTCCAGTTCAACAACTCCAGCTGGGCCGCCGCCGGCGGCACCAAGTACGCTCCCCGCGCCGACCAGGCCACCAAGGAGCAGCAGATCGCCACCGCCGAGAAGCTTCTCGACCAGCAGGGCCCCGGCGCCTGGTCCTGCGCCGGAGCCGGCGGCCTGACCTCCGGCGGCCCCGCCGCCGACGTCAACCCCGACAGCGGCGGCAGCGACAGCGGCTCGCAGGAGCAGCCGAAGCAGCAGGCGCAGCCCAAGCAGCAGCCCGCACAGCCGCAGCAGCGTGCCCCGCAGCCCGAGAAGGCGCCGCAGACCGGTCACGGCAACTACACGGTCAAGTCCGGCGAGACCCTCTCCAAGATCGCCGAGGCGCACCACACCTCGTGGCACGAGCTGTACCAGGACAACAAGTCCACCATCGGCGGCGACGCCGACCTCATTCTCCCGGGCCAGAAGCTCCAGGTCGGCTGA
- a CDS encoding SUKH-4 family immunity protein — translation MRIDMSALPEGLTHGPSRRFLTERGLPEAPAAALDFSAPGEERPTALAAFTEGDGGEAAGGEVAGGGRLFVLGGADYSDARVVLDGESGEVHLAEWVEGELRHDLLASGLPALDALIKETESVAEGAWEDADAYDGRRGPAVVAEVREAAEARLRAVDPRLFAAHSPDAPPHWGTALLLRALRWGARRGGPGGLAYEFGPDLVEELAGLADGGRVHRYRPGDLPASLTHEPTRRLLIEFGLPLGGELFDAWEEPLRTMADVHPDLYADPDASSRAYQRDHLAIGRWAWCDLTVALDGATGGLELPEGEGEPEAYLHQDLSALLHAWWLCERVRGEYYGRWDSGDSGDWQVFDPCDLLADQGEALVAAVDPEAFSTPGHSWRMLNDDPYTGGMFA, via the coding sequence ATGCGCATCGACATGTCCGCACTGCCGGAGGGGCTCACGCACGGCCCGAGCAGGCGCTTTCTGACCGAGCGGGGGCTGCCCGAAGCCCCCGCCGCCGCCCTCGACTTCAGCGCCCCGGGCGAGGAGCGGCCGACGGCCCTCGCCGCCTTCACCGAGGGGGACGGCGGCGAGGCGGCCGGTGGCGAAGTGGCCGGTGGCGGAAGGCTGTTCGTCCTCGGCGGGGCCGACTACTCCGACGCCCGGGTGGTGCTCGACGGGGAGAGCGGCGAGGTCCACCTCGCCGAGTGGGTCGAGGGCGAGCTGCGCCACGATCTCCTGGCCTCCGGCCTCCCGGCCCTGGACGCGCTGATTAAGGAAACGGAGTCGGTCGCGGAGGGAGCCTGGGAGGACGCGGACGCGTACGACGGCCGCAGGGGCCCAGCCGTCGTCGCCGAAGTGCGCGAGGCGGCCGAGGCCCGCCTGCGCGCCGTCGACCCCCGCCTGTTCGCGGCCCACAGCCCCGACGCGCCCCCGCACTGGGGCACCGCGCTGCTGCTGCGGGCCCTGCGATGGGGTGCCCGCCGCGGCGGACCGGGCGGTCTCGCGTACGAGTTCGGCCCCGACCTGGTCGAGGAGCTGGCAGGGCTCGCCGACGGCGGCCGTGTGCACCGCTACCGGCCGGGCGATCTCCCGGCCTCCCTCACCCACGAGCCGACACGGAGGCTGCTGATCGAGTTCGGGCTGCCGCTCGGTGGCGAGCTTTTCGACGCCTGGGAAGAGCCGCTGCGCACCATGGCGGACGTCCATCCCGACCTCTACGCGGACCCTGACGCGTCATCCCGTGCGTACCAGCGCGACCACCTCGCGATCGGCCGGTGGGCGTGGTGCGACCTCACCGTCGCCCTCGACGGTGCCACCGGAGGGCTGGAGCTGCCGGAGGGCGAGGGCGAGCCCGAGGCATACCTCCATCAGGACCTCTCGGCGCTGCTCCACGCCTGGTGGCTGTGCGAGCGGGTGCGGGGCGAGTACTACGGCCGGTGGGACAGCGGCGACAGCGGGGACTGGCAGGTGTTCGACCCCTGCGACCTGCTGGCCGACCAGGGGGAGGCGCTGGTGGCGGCCGTCGACCCGGAGGCGTTCAGCACGCCAGGCCACTCCTGGCGGATGCTGAACGACGATCCGTACACGGGTGGGATGTTCGCCTGA